The following is a genomic window from Nguyenibacter vanlangensis.
CACGCCATCCTGTACAACATCGCGTATGTAATCGCGAAAGATATCACAGCGCGTTACGGGCCTGATGGCCTGATCAAATTGCTCAGGCAGCCCTCTTACGACTATGTCCTCACCTATGTCCGCCTGCCGGAATATGGAAAGGACCGCGACCATCCGCCTCTTGGACACGGGACCGTCGCGGCAGCACAGGTTCTCGCTGCCGGATGCAAATAAGCCAAGCCGCGGCGGCCGGTTACCGTGCTTCCTGAGGGGTAGCGAGGAGGGCGTCCCTGAAGCCGCGGACCTCTTCAGTGAGGCGGACAAGATCCGATACCGGAGCACCGGACCGCTTGAGTAGGGTCGCCGCGAGGCATGTCGCATCCTGGCGCAATGCAACGCCTTTCGGACACAGCGTTACGACGACCTGGCGCTCATCATCCGGATTGCGTTGGCGCCGCACGAACTCCGCGGCTTCCAGACGCTTCACGAGAGGCGTGATCGTACTCGACTCCAGTGCGAGGCGATCGGCGATCGCTCCGACGGATTGCCCGTTCTTTTCCCAGAGTACGTTCATGACGAGATACTGCGGATAGGTGATGCCGAGCCGATCAAGCACGGGTCGATAAGCCCGGTTGATCACGATATTGGCCGAGTAGATGGCAAAACACAGATGCGCGTCCAGCGGCAGGGAATCGGGCGGGGAATCCAAGGTCCATCTCCATGTGGCAGGCAAGGTTTCTTTATCACGAAATTTGATATCGCGATAAAGGAATAGCTTTACAAGCCCGGGCTTCGCCACTACGAGTTTATTTATCGCGATAATCTTTATCGCGACGTTGTTATGGAGGTTTCTATGAACATTCTCTATCGTGCCGAAGCAACAGCCACCGGCGGACGCACCGGCTCAGCGAAATCAAGCGATGGGCGCCTGAGCGTGACGCTCGATACCCCGAAGGAACTCGGAGGGGCCGGTGGTGACGGCACCAATCCTGAGCAGCTCTTCGCAACGGGTTATTCCGCTTGTTTCCTCGGCGCCCTGAAATATGTCGCCTCGCAGAAGAAGGTGAAACTGTCCGAGGAAACCTCGGTCTCCGCGTCGATCGGTATCGGCCCGCGCGATGATGGCAAGGGCTTCGGATTGGAGATTT
Proteins encoded in this region:
- a CDS encoding MarR family transcriptional regulator; translation: MDSPPDSLPLDAHLCFAIYSANIVINRAYRPVLDRLGITYPQYLVMNVLWEKNGQSVGAIADRLALESSTITPLVKRLEAAEFVRRQRNPDDERQVVVTLCPKGVALRQDATCLAATLLKRSGAPVSDLVRLTEEVRGFRDALLATPQEAR
- a CDS encoding organic hydroperoxide resistance protein — protein: MNILYRAEATATGGRTGSAKSSDGRLSVTLDTPKELGGAGGDGTNPEQLFATGYSACFLGALKYVASQKKVKLSEETSVSASIGIGPRDDGKGFGLEISLTVAIPGVERAEAETLVAQADIVCPYSYLAHNGAAVSLNVA